The following proteins come from a genomic window of Musa acuminata AAA Group cultivar baxijiao chromosome BXJ1-7, Cavendish_Baxijiao_AAA, whole genome shotgun sequence:
- the LOC103991516 gene encoding protein PHOSPHATE-INDUCED 1 produces the protein MASFLVSKTTVLLLVLVSLAQVNMGSRVLSSLVEQPSELLTYHNGAVLQGDIAISIMWYGAFTPTQKSIISDFLLSLTPSSQTRPQPLTPSVPQWWETIDKVYLAKAGKETKTTNIVLAEQVSDEECSLGKSLKTSQIPELAARAGPKKGGIALVFTAQDVAVEGFCMSRCGLHGSDRNTGSTYIWVGNSAEQCPGRCAWPFHQPMYGPQTPPLVAPNGDVGVDGMVINLATLVAGTVTNPFGDGFFQGAREAPLEVATACPGVYGKGAYPGYAGDLLVDATTGASYNANGVRGRKYLVPALFDPSTSTCSTLV, from the coding sequence ATGGCTTCTTTCCTAGTCTCTAAAACCACCGTTCTGCTACTGGTTCTGGTGAGCCTGGCACAAGTCAACATGGGCTCCAGAGTACTGTCGAGCTTGGTTGAACAGCCATCGGAACTCCTCACGTACCACAATGGTGCAGTGCTCCAAGGCGACATCGCCATCTCCATCATGTGGTACGGGGCATTCACCCCAACCCAGAAGTCCATCATCTCCGACTTTCTACTCTCCCTTACACCGAGCTCCCAAACTCGACCGCAGCCACTGACTCCTTCCGTCCCACAGTGGTGGGAGACCATCGACAAAGTTTACCTGGCCAAAGCCGGAAAGGAGACGAAGACGACCAACATTGTGTTGGCCGAACAAGTCTCGGACGAGGAGTGCTCCCTCGGGAAGTCCCTCAAGACGTCCCAGATCCCGGAGTTGGCCGCCAGGGCCGGTCCGAAGAAGGGTGGAATCGCGCTCGTGTTCACCGCCCAGGACGTGGCGGTCGAGGGCTTCTGCATGAGCCGCTGCGGCCTGCACGGTTCCGACCGGAACACCGGGTCCACCTACATCTGGGTGGGCAACTCGGCGGAGCAGTGCCCGGGCCGGTGCGCGTGGCCCTTCCACCAGCCCATGTACGGGCCACAGACGCCGCCGCTGGTGGCGCCCAACGGCGACGTCGGAGTCGACGGCATGGTGATCAACCTGGCGACCCTGGTGGCCGGCACCGTCACCAACCCGTTCGGCGACGGATTCTTTCAGGGGGCGAGGGAGGCGCCACTGGAGGTGGCGACGGCGTGCCCGGGGGTGTACGGGAAGGGAGCCTACCCGGGCTACGCCGGCGACCTGCTCGTGGACGCCACCACCGGGGCCAGCTACAACGCGAACGGCGTCCGCGGGAGAAAGTACCTGGTGCCGGCGCTGTTTGATCCGTCGACGTCAACCTGCTCCACGCTGGTTTAG
- the LOC103991517 gene encoding uncharacterized protein LOC103991517 isoform X1, with product MTIGAAAACRPSPSPALRYHRVYFAHRVKFASYPTSPTSFLLARHSLPFYGATVAGAGASPWRTGASLSGEDFSRSPSRDVRNHLILDQILLVTEVLCIAPSVIFSIGCLVGSVLPGASKQFQIYLSNKVFVYQYFLLVGAVAVGSLIRWRQICMLNDIGTGADLIRRIEKMEEELRSSATIIRVLSKQLEKLGIRFRVTRKALKEPIAETAALAQKNSEATRALAMQEDILEKELGEIQKVLLAMQEQQQKQLELILAIGKAGRLLDSKKDFVLEQDRAGTNSSVPERKEAKELELESEKHVGDTQMRA from the exons ATGACGATCGGTGCCGCCGCCGCTTGCCGTCCAAGCCCATCGCCCGCGCTTCGTTACCATCGAGTTTATTTTGCCCATCGAGTAAAGTTCGCTTCTTATCCCACTTCTCCGACATCTTTCTTGCTGGCCAGGCACTCGTTGCCATTCTACGGGGCAACTGTTGCGGGAGCAGGGGCATCCCCGTGGCGAACTGGGGCGTCCTTGTCTG GTGAAGATTTTAGTCGGAGTCCGTCTAGAGATGTTCGGAATCATCTGATCTTGGATCAGATTCTTTTGGTTACTGAAGTTCTCTGCATTGCACCTTCTGTTATATTTTCGATCGGATGTCTCGTAGGTTCCGTCCTTCCAGGTGCATCCAAGCAATTCCAGATATACCTGAGTAACAAAGTCTTTGTCTATCAATACTTCTTATTGGTTGGGGCGGTGGCAGTTGGAAGCTTGATTCGTTGGAGGCAGATCTGTATGTTGAATGACATCGGTACTGGTGCTGATTTGATTAGGAGGATTGAAAAGATGGAGGAGGAGCTACGGAGCTCAGCCACAATAATTAGGGTGCTGTCCAAACAGCTTGAGAAGTTAGGGATTAGGTTTAGGGTCACTAGGAAGGCCTTGAAGGAGCCAATTGCTGAG ACTGCAGCTTTGGCACAAAAGAACTCAGAGGCTACTCGAGCACTAGCAATGCAAGAGGATATTCTTGAGAAGGAGCTTGGTGAAATTCAGAAAGTCTTGTTGGCAATGCAG GAACAACAACAAAAGCAGCTTGAGTTGATCCTTGCGATTGGGAAGGCCGGGAGATTATTAGATAGCAAGAAAGATTTTGTGCTTGAACAAGATAGAGCTGGAACTAATAGCTCAGTTCCTGAAAGGAAAGAAGCAAAAGAGCTAGAGTTGGAATCAGAAAAACATGTTGGGGACACACAAATGAGGGCCTAA
- the LOC103991517 gene encoding uncharacterized protein LOC103991517 isoform X2, which translates to MTIGAAAACRPSPSPALRYHRVYFAHRVKFASYPTSPTSFLLARHSLPFYGATVAGAGASPWRTGASLSGEDFSRSPSRDVRNHLILDQILLVTEVLCIAPSVIFSIGCLVGSVLPGASKQFQIYLSNKVFVYQYFLLVGAVAVGSLIRWRQICMLNDIGTGADLIRRIEKMEEELRSSATIIRVLSKQLEKLGIRFRVTRKALKEPIAETAALAQKNSEATRALAMQEDILEKELGEIQKVLLAMQMELASLTRRGCLVTHI; encoded by the exons ATGACGATCGGTGCCGCCGCCGCTTGCCGTCCAAGCCCATCGCCCGCGCTTCGTTACCATCGAGTTTATTTTGCCCATCGAGTAAAGTTCGCTTCTTATCCCACTTCTCCGACATCTTTCTTGCTGGCCAGGCACTCGTTGCCATTCTACGGGGCAACTGTTGCGGGAGCAGGGGCATCCCCGTGGCGAACTGGGGCGTCCTTGTCTG GTGAAGATTTTAGTCGGAGTCCGTCTAGAGATGTTCGGAATCATCTGATCTTGGATCAGATTCTTTTGGTTACTGAAGTTCTCTGCATTGCACCTTCTGTTATATTTTCGATCGGATGTCTCGTAGGTTCCGTCCTTCCAGGTGCATCCAAGCAATTCCAGATATACCTGAGTAACAAAGTCTTTGTCTATCAATACTTCTTATTGGTTGGGGCGGTGGCAGTTGGAAGCTTGATTCGTTGGAGGCAGATCTGTATGTTGAATGACATCGGTACTGGTGCTGATTTGATTAGGAGGATTGAAAAGATGGAGGAGGAGCTACGGAGCTCAGCCACAATAATTAGGGTGCTGTCCAAACAGCTTGAGAAGTTAGGGATTAGGTTTAGGGTCACTAGGAAGGCCTTGAAGGAGCCAATTGCTGAG ACTGCAGCTTTGGCACAAAAGAACTCAGAGGCTACTCGAGCACTAGCAATGCAAGAGGATATTCTTGAGAAGGAGCTTGGTGAAATTCAGAAAGTCTTGTTGGCAATGCAG ATGGAACTGGCATCTCTTACTAGAAGGGGCTGTTTAGTCACTCACATCTAA